The Ketobacter alkanivorans genome includes the window CGCAACTTTTTTAAAAAAGAGAGGGTAATGTGAATGGATGCCTGATCAGGCACCCATATTTCGAGCTATATCAAGGTACTTATGCGTGCTGACACTATTGCGCCCCAGTGTTTGTAACTGACTGCCTGCCTCCACTTTGGCTTTCTCGACCAGCTCAATAGCCCGACGATAACTGACAAGCAGCAGATCCATATCGTCCGCAAGCTGAGCCAGATCTTCACCGTGTCGATCCGGCAACGGTAAGCTTTTTCGCAGAAAACGATCACAATCCTGACTGATCACCCGTATCGACTCCAAATCGCCATCATCCAGGGCCAGCTCTAATTCTTCAGTGTACTTTACAATTTGAGGGATCAACATACATCACCCGTTAACTGTCTGGTTCTGTTCAGAGAATATCTCTTGAGCTTGTTGGGCTATGCCATCCCACCCATCTTTAACTTCGCGCATCAGCTTTATGACCTCTTCAACCGGCTCTCTGGTCTTTTCCCTGGATGCATCGTACAAGCGCACGGTCATATACTCATAAAGGTTATCAAGGTTTTTTGAAATATCTCCGCCCTTCTCATGATCCAGAAAACTCTGTAATCCGCCAAGAATGGTGATCACTCGCCCCAAGTGACGGCCTCTGCCTTCAAAGTCCTTTCGGTCAATACAGCCCAGTGCCTGCTGCAAGCTGTCCAGAGCCCCTTGGTACAGCATACCGATCAACTGATGAGGGTTTGCACCTTCAATGCCGGTTTGCTTGTTCATTTGTGCGTACTGTTGCGCACCTTTCTTCATGTTCATAGCAACAACCCGTTATCTCAACCGTTTATTAGTCACGCGTCAGACCTTTCTTGATCACATCCAACTGCTGGGTAACAAAATCGCCTGTGCTTTGCAGCTGCCCCACCAGAATGTCAAGATTGGTATACTGAAGCCGAATTCTTTTTTCATAGGATTCAATACGCAGGTTAAGTTTCACCCTTTGCTCATCGATATCCTTTAATTGATTCTGAAAAGTTGCCGTTCTACTGGCCAGCACGCCTCCGCTGCTAAGAAAAGAATCCAGCCGATCATCAAGGCCTTTGAAAATGCCGCCATCTCCGGCCAATAACTCTGCTACATCATCAAAATTGGAATTCAAGGCACCTGTTAGTTTGTCGCTATTCAACGCCAAAGAGCCATCACGCTGCGTGGTAATACCGATGGAAGCGAGAGATGAGTAGCTGCTAGCGGCCCCTTCCAAGGCACTGCCTATTGCTCTACGTATCTGAGTCTCTATAGTTCTAGCGGCAAAATCACCGGTCAGCAAACCGGCTTCATTGGCCTGAACGTCATAATCAGTCAAGTAGTTCAGGGTATCGCTCAACAGATTGAATTCATCCACAAACTTCTGTAGACGTTCCGTGATCAGTGATTTATCCAGCGCAACAGTGAGAGTTTCGTCAACACCGGGATTGGCAGCATTGGCAGTAATCGTTACGCCCTGAATAGCGTCCTGAAATACATTTGTTGAGCTGGTGACCGAGTACTCTCCATCTATCAATATCTCGGCATCCAAGGCCTCACTTTTCTCGGTCATGTTGGCATTAATCAAACGGGACAGACCCACATTATCGGTATCCATTCCGTCAACATCATCAGTAACCGTGACGGTGATGCCATTTGCCGCACCAGTCTCATCAGAGGTCAAAACCAACTTTGAAACACTTCCACCCATGCCGTCGCTGATAGTTAGTATGCTGGCAGTAACACCTGGGTTGTCTGCCGCATCATTGATTGCATCACGGATATCACCCAGGGTGTTGTTGTCGCCGGCTACAATGTTGACGCTAAAACTATTGCCACCGACGGCTATGCTGAGCGTGCCCGCACCAACCGCCTCATCGAGGCCGGTGAAATCAGCATTACTAACCAGTTTGTGGTTAGATGCTAACTGCATTACCTGAATATTGGTGGAACCCACCGCTGCACCACTGCTGGCTGTGGCTGTAAAAGTCGCCTCATCTGATGAATTGGCAGATCGGGCGGCAAGTCCTTTCACAGTGGATAGGCCAGAAAGTGCCGATTGAAAATCTTTCAAAGAACTTTTGAGGGATCCATATGCGGAGATTTCTGCCTGGATTTCAATTTCACGGGTATCGAGCCGAGTCTGCGTCGGAATTCGCTCAGCATTAGTGAGTGTCTCGATAATGGTTTCTATGTCCAGGCCTGAGCCTGTACCCGCTGCAGTGATGGAAGCCATGCTAACCTCGTGTTGCGAGATGTGAAGTATGATCGCGATATGCGATTGGGATCTTTACTTGACTGAAGTCACGCAAAAACCATACCACCATGCTCACATATATACCTACTTGATCAGGTTATGTAACCCTACAAGTATAGTATCGGCTCGGCATCAATTCTCTTTAATACCCGATTGATATAGTTACCGGCTCAGGCTTTAGAATTAATTATTGAGCCCTCTCTAATGCCATCAGCACCCTGATCAATTGAGTTAGCCAGATCAAGCAAATCCTCTGGAGGTATCTGCCTGATTACCTTGTCGGTTTCCTTGTCGATCACCGTAACGATGATCCTGTTTTCCTCTTCAGCGACACGAAAATCAAGGCTGCGTTGATTTTTATTCATCAACTCCCGAACCTTAGGAATCGCCTGATTAACCTTTTCCTTAACTTCTTCGTTACGCGCCTTGGCAATAGCAGCTTCCGATACTGTATTCTTTTCGGCCTCTGGCGCCTTAACCTTAAGCGAGTCATCTTTTGGAGTCGGCACAGAATCCTGTTTCGGCTCCACAACCTCTTTACCTTTGGGATCTGGTGCTTTGGGCGAAGCGACCCCGCCCGCCGAACTAGTTCCCGGGTTGAGGTTAAGATTTACTGGTCTGTCGTTTATCATAAATACCACCTAAACAACAAATGCGGGCGCCCAAGGTTTTAACCTCGGGCCCCGCGCCAAGCTAATGACGTTGTTGCTCACCTGGCCTTGCTGGGGGTTACCCCAGCAAGGATAGCGCTTGCTGCGGTAAAGCATTAGCTTGCGCCAGCACCGAGATACCGGCTTGTTGCAACACCTGGTTTTTCGACAAGTTCGCCGTCTCTGCCGCAAAGTCCGCGTCTTTAATTCGACTATTTGCTGCAGCGAGCGACTCTGATACCGCCGACAAGTTACGTATGGTTGATTCAAATCGGTTCTGAATCGCACCTAACCCTGCCCGGAAGGAGTCGATCTGCCCAAGAGCACTATCCACTGTCTGAATCGTACGGTTAGCTGTTTCAACCGTTGTGATATCAGCATTGGCAAGAGTACCTGTAGCCTGAACGTTGCTCACATCTTCATCGGTCTGGAAGGTAGAACCACCAGCTGCGTCACCCAAGATAATCGAATCATTGGCAGTGATCGTTATAGATCCCACTTTCTGATCATCAGTAAGGGTCGCACCACCTAGGGAGCTTGCTCCTCCACCGTAGAATAACGTCTCGACATCATCCGCTTCGCCCACGTTAACCACGACATCTCGACCATCTTCGGCGGTCAGTATCAGCTCTCCATTGTCACCAATGCTGGCTTTTACGCCGGTAAGATCGGATTTCGCGTTGATCGCCTTGGTCAAAGATCCATCTGCGTCACGCTCCTGGAAGTTTACGGGTCCAATATCAACGCCGTTAATATTCAAACCGCCATTATCGAGGGAGCCTGCCCCAACGTACGCTTCGCTGGCATCGATACTTGCGCCAACTGCCGAGGCAGCATCTGAATAATCGTAGGTAGTCTTCGCTGTTGCGTAGATACCATCCATATTTTCAACGCCATCTTCACGCAGCGTGTTAATTCGCTCTGCCAGATCTTTCGCCTTACCGGAACCATAATCATCTAACGAGGTATCAGTTAGTGATGCAGCAGCGTAGCTCAACTGCAGATCTGGATAATCACCTACCGATGAACTCAGCACGCCTACTGATAAAGTGCCGCCGCCGACTGTTGTACCCAGAGTAATGGTAAAACCACTTGCAACTGTACCGCCAGCATCAACGCCCACACCAGAAATACTGGATGCAGTGGTCTGAACTACACCTGGCTGGCTACCCAATTGACTGGTTCTGGCATCAACACCGCTAACTTGTACAGTTTCGCCAGCATTAGCACCGATCTGGAAACTAAGTGACTTAATGGAGCCGTCAGCTACTTTGTTACCGTTAAAGGTAGTGGTTTCTGAAATACGATCTATTTCCGAAACCAGCTGATTTACTTCCTCTTGCAGCGATATACGGTCTTGCGCACTGTTTGTGGCGTTAGCAGACTGTACCGCCAGATCTCGAATACGCTGGAGAGAGGTTGTGATCTCATCCAAGGCACTTTCTGAGGTCTGTGCAAACGAAATACCGTCATTTGCGTTTCGAACCGCGATATTCAAACCGCGGATCTGAGTCGTAAAACGGTTGGAAATAGCCAATCCAGCAGCGTCGTCTTTGGCGCCGTTAATACGCAGACCAGAAGACAAACGTTGCAATGAAGTCTGCAATGAGCCCTGCGATTTGTTCAGATTTCGCTGCGCATTGATAGACGAAATGTTTGTATTAATGATTTGTGGCATTGTGTGTCTCCTGCTCTCTTATCAACACGACCCCATATTTAGGGGGTAGATTCTAGTTAGCCTCCATGAGGCCGTGCTACTTAATGCGTTCTCACCTAATTTATCGGCCATGATTCAAACAACTTAAGATAATTCTTTAAATCATATGGTTCCTAAATATCGATTTTTTATACCCTAACTACGGGCAAACACTATAGGGAACCCTGCCAACAAGGTATCTGTCGGCAGAAAACACAGCCACTTTAGGAAGAAAGCATGAATTGGAGGATAAATTACGGCGCGGAGGCCTAAGCAGAGAAAAAGGAGGAGATAAACCCGTTAACGATCATTTTGACTACATCAGGTTGAACGTGACGGCCGTCTTCAATGAAGGGATTCTTGATGGCATTGCATATATCATAACTTTGAAAATAATGGACATGGTTATGACGCCGACACACCTGAGCTGCTGCCGTGCGCAACAATGACTTGCTTTCCATATTGGCAACATAGACATCATTATCTGTAAACGTCCTCCCCAACGGCACCGGCGAGACTGTAAACACTATGTTTGCATTAGGATTTAACACCCCGATATGCTCAACTATGTGCTCAAGGTTACGCACATTCTCTTCAAAATCGCTGAGGTAAAACTCTGTCTCATCTAACCCTCCACCCTCGTTATATCCAGGCTCCATACAGGCTACCCTTTGATTATGTTTGATTTTCCAAACCTCTATAAGGCCAAGGGTAATGAGGAATCCGTCCGCTGCTTTCATGCCATTATGAACGACACTGTCCAGCAATCGAGTGGCATGTCGAACATCATCCAACGTCTTTCCGAAGACGCAACGCCGATAGGGATCTTGGAAGGCTTTGTCACCGCCCCACCAATTATCTTCAACTTGCCAGTAATCATCATCCTGCTGCTGCCATAAACCAACAGCACGGGCAAACTCCTGCTCGATACTGAATGTATTGTAATAGTTGAAATTCTCCCGATCTGGCAGGCCACCGATACGAAAACGATCAGTATTCAACTCCAATTCATCCAGCCTGGGAAACACCGAAAATCCGCGTTCTTTGAGAGCTTCTCGGATCTCAACTGCGAAGCAACTGCCCAATGTAAAAATATTGGAATTTCTATTAAAGATAGGGTTATGGGGAATGGTTTGTATAGACTTATCGTTAAAGCGACTCCAATATTTATTGACTGTTCTCTGATCTTTAACAATCAATCTGAACTCACTCATAGAATTTCCCTTTATCTTTAACACGCTGGAGTAGGTACAATATTCGCCTCCCGCCAACTATAGTCAAGATCAAACTGCCCAACCGCATCAAAGTCCCCCTCTCTATCTTTATCAGATTAAAGAGGGGGAAAGGTATTAGCCCTGTAATAATGAAAGTACCTGCTGAGGCAATCCGTTAGCCTGAGCTAGCACGGATATACCTGCTTGCTGCAGCACCTGGTTTTTAGACAGATTGGCCGTTTCTGCAGCAAAATCAGCATCCCTTATGCGGCTGTTGGCAGCTGACAAGCTCTCGGCTACTGCTGATAGGTTACGAATAGTGGACTCAAAGCGGTTCTGTATTGCACCAAGCTCTCCTCGGAACCCATCGATCTGGGCCAATGCGCTGTCCACTGAGTCCATGGTCAGATTCGCCCCATCTAGGCTGGTGATATCTGCGTTTGCAATGGTACCTACCGCTTGCACGTTGTCATCATCATCAGCCGTTTGATACGCGCCCAAGGCAATAGTATCTTTTGCTGAGATGGTTAAGGTTCCAGATTTAAAATCATCCGTAAAATCTGCAACCGTTGTACCTGAACCGCCGTTATAGAGTAAATCACCGGCGCCATTCTGTGTGGTAACAACCACATCGCGTCCATCAGTTGCCGAAAGTACCAGGCGGCCATTCTCATCCACACTGGCATGCACGCCGGTTATCGTGGATTTGGCGTTAATCGCCTGTGTTAACGCACCATCGCCATCGCGCTCAAGGAAAGTAACCGGGCCGATATCCACACCATTGATATTTATATCACCGTTGGCCAGTGAGCCAGTGCCAATATAGGCGTCGGCTGGCGCAGCAGAAGCCGCAGTATCCAGATAATCATAGGTGGTTCGTGCTGTTGCATAAACACCTTCCAGGCCTTCAACACCGTCTTCACGTAATTGGTTGATTCTGGCAGAAAGGCTTTTCGCAATACCATCACCATAATAGTCCGAGCTAGGATCTGTCAGCGCTGCCAGGGAAGCGCCTTGAATCTGGCCGCCATTGGCTAGTGTTGCCGCATCAATAGTGGCTCCGCCACCTATATTGATATAAAAATCGGTGAGTACGGTGCCATCGGCCGCTGCAATGCTTGATGCTGTACTTTGAACAACACCAGGCTGTGATCCCAGAGAGTTAATACGGGCATCCACACCAGACACCTCAACACCTTCTCCGGCATTCGCACCAATCTGAAAATAGTACGACGACAAGGTACCATCCAATACATTACGGCCATTGAAAGTGGTGGTGGTTGCTATACGGTCAACCTCATCAATCAGCTGATCCACCTCTGCTTGCAATGAAATACGATCTGCCTGACTGTTGGTATCGTTTGCAGACTGTACGGCAAGATCCCGTATACGCTGCAGTGAGGTCGTGATCTCATCCAAAGCACTTTCTGTTGTCTGCGCCAAAGAAATACCATCATTGGCGTTCCTGATCGCAACGTTCATGCCTCTAACTTGGGTAGTAAAGCGATTAGATATCGCCAACCCTGCGGCGTCGTCTTTCGCGCTGTTTATGCGCAGCCCGGATGAAAGCCGCTGCAATGATGTTTGCAACGAGCCTTGAGACTTGTTTAAGTTACGCTGAGCGTTGATAGACGAAATATTCGTATTAATAATTTGTGGCATTTTAGTATCTCCTACTC containing:
- the fliS gene encoding flagellar export chaperone FliS, giving the protein MNMKKGAQQYAQMNKQTGIEGANPHQLIGMLYQGALDSLQQALGCIDRKDFEGRGRHLGRVITILGGLQSFLDHEKGGDISKNLDNLYEYMTVRLYDASREKTREPVEEVIKLMREVKDGWDGIAQQAQEIFSEQNQTVNG
- the fliD gene encoding flagellar filament capping protein FliD; the encoded protein is MASITAAGTGSGLDIETIIETLTNAERIPTQTRLDTREIEIQAEISAYGSLKSSLKDFQSALSGLSTVKGLAARSANSSDEATFTATASSGAAVGSTNIQVMQLASNHKLVSNADFTGLDEAVGAGTLSIAVGGNSFSVNIVAGDNNTLGDIRDAINDAADNPGVTASILTISDGMGGSVSKLVLTSDETGAANGITVTVTDDVDGMDTDNVGLSRLINANMTEKSEALDAEILIDGEYSVTSSTNVFQDAIQGVTITANAANPGVDETLTVALDKSLITERLQKFVDEFNLLSDTLNYLTDYDVQANEAGLLTGDFAARTIETQIRRAIGSALEGAASSYSSLASIGITTQRDGSLALNSDKLTGALNSNFDDVAELLAGDGGIFKGLDDRLDSFLSSGGVLASRTATFQNQLKDIDEQRVKLNLRIESYEKRIRLQYTNLDILVGQLQSTGDFVTQQLDVIKKGLTRD
- a CDS encoding flagellar protein FlaG translates to MINDRPVNLNLNPGTSSAGGVASPKAPDPKGKEVVEPKQDSVPTPKDDSLKVKAPEAEKNTVSEAAIAKARNEEVKEKVNQAIPKVRELMNKNQRSLDFRVAEEENRIIVTVIDKETDKVIRQIPPEDLLDLANSIDQGADGIREGSIINSKA
- a CDS encoding flagellin; this translates as MVNVGEADDVETLFYGGGASSLGGATLTDDQKVGSITITANDSIILGDAAGGSTFQTDEDVSNVQATGTLANADITTVETANRTIQTVDSALGQIDSFRAGLGAIQNRFESTIRNLSAVSESLAAANSRIKDADFAAETANLSKNQVLQQAGISVLAQANALPQQALSLLG
- a CDS encoding GSCFA domain-containing protein, coding for MSEFRLIVKDQRTVNKYWSRFNDKSIQTIPHNPIFNRNSNIFTLGSCFAVEIREALKERGFSVFPRLDELELNTDRFRIGGLPDRENFNYYNTFSIEQEFARAVGLWQQQDDDYWQVEDNWWGGDKAFQDPYRRCVFGKTLDDVRHATRLLDSVVHNGMKAADGFLITLGLIEVWKIKHNQRVACMEPGYNEGGGLDETEFYLSDFEENVRNLEHIVEHIGVLNPNANIVFTVSPVPLGRTFTDNDVYVANMESKSLLRTAAAQVCRRHNHVHYFQSYDICNAIKNPFIEDGRHVQPDVVKMIVNGFISSFFSA
- a CDS encoding flagellin, with the translated sequence MPQIINTNISSINAQRNLNKSQGSLQTSLQRLSSGLRINSAKDDAAGLAISNRFTTQVRGMNVAIRNANDGISLAQTTESALDEITTSLQRIRDLAVQSANDTNSQADRISLQAEVDQLIDEVDRIATTTTFNGRNVLDGTLSSYYFQIGANAGEGVEVSGVDARINSLGSQPGVVQSTASSIAAADGTVLTDFYINIGGGATIDAATLANGGQIQGASLAALTDPSSDYYGDGIAKSLSARINQLREDGVEGLEGVYATARTTYDYLDTAASAAPADAYIGTGSLANGDININGVDIGPVTFLERDGDGALTQAINAKSTITGVHASVDENGRLVLSATDGRDVVVTTQNGAGDLLYNGGSGTTVADFTDDFKSGTLTISAKDTIALGAYQTADDDDNVQAVGTIANADITSLDGANLTMDSVDSALAQIDGFRGELGAIQNRFESTIRNLSAVAESLSAANSRIRDADFAAETANLSKNQVLQQAGISVLAQANGLPQQVLSLLQG